One genomic region from Prevotella sp. Rep29 encodes:
- the lpxA gene encoding acyl-ACP--UDP-N-acetylglucosamine O-acyltransferase: MNQISPMAFVHPEAVLGENNIVGPFCYIDKNVVIGNNNVFQNSVTVNFGARIGDNNEFMPGASISTKPQDLKFQGEETTCQIGNNNSIRENVTISRGTASKGTTIIGNNNLLMENMHVAHDCVMGDGCIIGNSTKFAGEVTIDSHAIISATALIHQFCRIGGYVMFQGGSRTSQDIPPYIIAGKEPIRYAGVNIIGLRRRGFSNEQIEQIHEAYRLLYSKGVLAEGIEEIRKKLPLTEEIQYIISFVESSKRGIIR; encoded by the coding sequence ATGAATCAGATCAGCCCAATGGCTTTCGTACACCCGGAAGCTGTCCTTGGAGAGAACAACATAGTCGGTCCGTTTTGCTATATCGACAAGAATGTGGTCATTGGAAACAACAACGTATTCCAAAATAGCGTGACGGTCAATTTCGGTGCCCGCATCGGCGACAACAATGAATTCATGCCTGGAGCAAGCATTTCCACAAAGCCACAGGACCTGAAGTTCCAAGGCGAGGAAACAACCTGTCAGATAGGCAACAACAACAGTATCAGGGAAAACGTGACCATCTCCCGAGGAACAGCCTCAAAAGGAACGACCATCATCGGCAACAACAACCTGCTCATGGAGAATATGCACGTGGCTCACGACTGTGTGATGGGAGACGGATGCATCATCGGAAACTCTACGAAATTTGCCGGTGAGGTGACTATCGATAGCCATGCCATCATCAGTGCCACAGCACTTATCCATCAGTTCTGCCGAATCGGAGGCTATGTCATGTTCCAAGGAGGCAGCCGGACAAGTCAAGACATTCCCCCATATATCATCGCAGGCAAAGAACCTATCCGATATGCGGGAGTAAACATCATCGGACTGCGCAGACGAGGCTTCAGCAACGAACAAATCGAACAGATTCACGAGGCATATCGCCTGCTATACTCTAAGGGCGTTCTCGCTGAAGGTATTGAGGAAATACGGAAAAAATTGCCGCTCACCGAGGAGATTCAATACATTATCAGTTTCGTTGAGTCTTCCAAGAGAGGAATCATCCGGTAG
- the miaA gene encoding tRNA (adenosine(37)-N6)-dimethylallyltransferase MiaA encodes MNTNQTLIVIVGPTGVGKTELCLQIAHYFNTEIINADSRQIFQELPIGTAAPTEEQRRQVFHHLVGTHHITDYYSAAKFEEDVLRIIQQHFATSHSPIILSGGSMMYIDAVCNGIDDIPNINENTRELYKRKLKEEGLEKLCEELKCVDPEYYQIVDRKNTRRVIHALEICHQTGKPYTSFRTQQKKERPFHIIKVGINLPREELYERINQRVLKMIENGFIDEARSLYNKHHLNALQTVGYKELFKFFEGTWTLEEAIERIQGNTRRYARKQLTWFKRDSAIRWFSPENPKEIINYIETSLPKSIFL; translated from the coding sequence ATGAACACAAATCAAACACTCATCGTCATTGTTGGTCCGACTGGCGTTGGGAAGACGGAATTGTGCCTACAGATAGCACATTACTTCAATACCGAAATCATCAATGCCGACTCCAGACAGATATTTCAGGAACTGCCCATAGGAACTGCTGCCCCTACTGAGGAACAGCGACGCCAGGTGTTCCACCATCTTGTCGGCACACATCACATCACAGATTATTATAGTGCCGCGAAGTTTGAAGAAGATGTGCTCAGAATCATTCAACAGCATTTCGCAACAAGCCACTCCCCCATTATTCTCTCAGGAGGAAGCATGATGTACATCGACGCCGTATGCAACGGCATAGACGACATTCCGAACATCAACGAAAATACGAGGGAACTGTACAAGCGAAAACTGAAAGAAGAAGGCTTGGAGAAGTTGTGCGAAGAGCTGAAATGCGTTGACCCCGAATACTATCAGATTGTTGACAGGAAGAATACGAGAAGAGTCATCCACGCATTGGAAATCTGTCATCAGACGGGAAAGCCATACACCTCTTTCCGGACACAACAAAAGAAAGAACGTCCCTTCCACATCATCAAGGTAGGAATCAACCTGCCACGGGAAGAGTTGTACGAACGAATCAATCAGCGCGTTCTCAAAATGATTGAAAATGGTTTTATTGACGAAGCCAGAAGTTTATACAACAAACACCACTTAAACGCGTTACAAACAGTAGGTTACAAAGAATTGTTCAAGTTTTTTGAAGGAACGTGGACACTGGAAGAAGCCATTGAACGCATACAAGGAAACACCCGAAGATATGCCAGAAAACAACTCACATGGTTCAAGAGAGATTCGGCAATCAGATGGTTTTCACCCGAAAATCCTAAAGAAATCATAAATTATATTGAAACATCATTGCCCAAAAGCATTTTTTTGTAA
- a CDS encoding transglycosylase domain-containing protein: MALHIIKKCISPIKRIFSWYKGLYRGRRWYTKAIVGIVSFIVFSLFYFIAVDINFLWLFGKSPGFFGKNNILNPPSNEASEIYSADGVLIGKFFSENRTPVKYEEVNPVFWKALIDTEDERFYKHWGVDPIGLFAAAKDAVTQKDARGASTITQQLAKNMFRVRSQYSTGLLGKIPGLKILVMKSKEWIIATKLEMAYDKKDIITMYANTVDFGSNAYGIKTACKTYFGTTPDKITTDQAAVLVGMLKATTFYNPISNPENCLKRRNTVLSNMVSRGDLSQEEYDSLSQLPLNLKYRVENHYDGQALYFREAVADHLRYWCNENGYDLYNSGLKIYTTIDTRMQKYAEEAAVMQMRKIQQNFDNHWGNMEPWRDEYGRVIPNFVENIAKRQPFYRDLQDRFPNEPDSINYYLNKPHKVKLFDYEKGTIEREMSSLDSIRYMLHFMHCSFVAMEPQTGEVKAWVGDVDFNSWKYDKVTAMRQPGSTFKLFVYTEAMNQGLSPCDKRRDEYLSMQVFDRKRKVEVTWTPSNANGRFSGDSIPLKGAFAQSINSIAVRLGQEMGIRNIVKCAHDMGIKSELQEEPSLALGSSDVNLLELVSSYGTVANNGKYHEPVLVTRILDRNGNEIYAAPTAVRQAIPYKSAFLMQMMLMGGLREPGGTSQALGAYIGNIYDTDFGGKTGTSNNHSDAWFMAVSPKLVVGAWVGGEYRSIHFRTGALGQGSRTALPICGSFLASIFNDSQFSKYHARFNKANNKDVPTSLYSCSSYYVNENANKPDSLELMEEEVLDEDGNPILRTEPPLNEENTPPSGNEPPPSPTEI, encoded by the coding sequence ATGGCACTGCATATCATCAAGAAATGTATCTCACCCATCAAACGGATTTTCTCCTGGTATAAAGGACTGTACCGTGGGAGACGGTGGTACACAAAAGCAATCGTTGGGATAGTATCCTTCATCGTCTTTTCCCTCTTCTATTTCATCGCTGTGGACATCAACTTCCTGTGGTTGTTTGGAAAATCTCCCGGATTTTTCGGGAAAAACAACATTTTGAATCCGCCATCGAACGAAGCCTCAGAGATTTACAGTGCAGACGGGGTGTTAATCGGAAAGTTTTTCAGTGAAAACCGCACGCCCGTAAAATACGAAGAGGTGAATCCCGTCTTTTGGAAAGCCCTTATTGACACCGAAGACGAACGCTTCTATAAACACTGGGGTGTTGACCCTATTGGGCTGTTCGCAGCTGCCAAAGACGCTGTGACTCAGAAGGATGCTCGTGGCGCATCAACCATCACGCAGCAGCTGGCGAAAAACATGTTCCGCGTTCGTTCCCAATACTCAACGGGACTGCTTGGGAAAATACCCGGTCTGAAAATTCTCGTGATGAAGAGCAAGGAGTGGATTATCGCCACCAAACTTGAAATGGCATACGACAAGAAAGACATTATAACGATGTATGCCAACACGGTGGATTTCGGTTCCAACGCATACGGCATCAAGACAGCCTGCAAGACTTACTTCGGCACGACACCCGACAAAATCACGACCGATCAAGCTGCCGTATTGGTCGGTATGCTGAAAGCAACAACCTTCTACAACCCCATCAGCAATCCGGAGAACTGTCTGAAACGAAGGAATACGGTCTTGAGCAACATGGTGTCGCGCGGCGACTTGTCCCAAGAGGAATATGACTCGCTCAGCCAACTGCCGCTCAACCTGAAATATCGCGTCGAAAACCATTACGACGGGCAAGCTCTATATTTCCGGGAAGCAGTTGCCGACCACCTGCGCTATTGGTGTAATGAGAACGGATACGACCTCTATAATTCCGGACTGAAAATCTATACCACCATCGACACGCGGATGCAGAAATACGCAGAAGAGGCTGCCGTCATGCAGATGCGAAAGATTCAGCAAAACTTCGACAACCATTGGGGAAACATGGAGCCTTGGAGAGATGAATACGGAAGGGTGATTCCCAACTTCGTGGAAAACATTGCAAAGCGACAACCCTTCTACCGCGATTTGCAGGACAGATTCCCCAACGAGCCCGACTCCATCAACTACTACCTGAACAAACCGCATAAGGTGAAACTATTCGATTACGAGAAAGGAACAATCGAAAGGGAAATGAGCTCCCTGGACTCCATCCGCTACATGCTACACTTCATGCACTGTTCGTTTGTTGCCATGGAGCCGCAAACGGGAGAAGTCAAAGCGTGGGTCGGCGACGTTGATTTCAACTCATGGAAATACGACAAGGTGACCGCCATGCGCCAACCCGGTTCCACGTTCAAGCTGTTCGTTTACACCGAAGCGATGAACCAGGGATTGTCTCCTTGTGACAAACGGCGAGACGAGTACCTCTCCATGCAAGTATTTGACCGCAAGCGGAAAGTAGAAGTGACGTGGACTCCCTCCAACGCCAACGGGCGTTTTTCCGGCGATTCCATTCCCCTGAAAGGAGCATTTGCACAGAGCATCAACTCTATCGCTGTCCGCTTAGGACAGGAGATGGGCATCCGGAATATCGTGAAATGTGCTCACGACATGGGCATCAAAAGCGAACTCCAGGAAGAGCCGTCACTCGCACTCGGTTCATCCGACGTGAACCTGCTTGAACTGGTATCTTCCTACGGAACCGTTGCCAACAACGGAAAGTATCACGAACCAGTACTTGTTACGCGGATACTCGACCGAAACGGAAATGAGATATATGCAGCGCCAACCGCAGTGCGGCAAGCTATTCCATACAAAAGCGCATTCCTCATGCAAATGATGCTCATGGGAGGCTTGCGCGAGCCTGGCGGCACATCGCAGGCATTAGGAGCATACATCGGCAATATCTACGACACAGACTTCGGAGGAAAGACCGGAACGTCAAACAACCATTCCGACGCATGGTTCATGGCTGTCAGTCCAAAACTGGTGGTCGGCGCATGGGTCGGCGGAGAGTACCGCAGCATCCATTTCCGTACCGGAGCCTTAGGACAGGGCAGCCGCACGGCACTCCCCATCTGCGGTTCCTTCCTCGCATCGATATTCAACGATTCGCAGTTCAGCAAATACCATGCGCGGTTCAACAAAGCCAACAACAAGGATGTTCCGACATCTTTATATTCATGTTCCAGCTACTATGTGAACGAGAACGCCAACAAGCCCGACAGCCTCGAACTGATGGAAGAGGAAGTGTTGGACGAGGACGGCAATCCCATCCTTAGGACAGAACCGCCCCTCAATGAGGAAAACACCCCGCCCTCAGGCAACGAACCGCCACCCTCTCCGACAGAAATTTAA
- a CDS encoding DUF3127 domain-containing protein yields the protein MDLQGRIIAALPAREGESARGPWKAQDFVLETHDAYPKKMVFSVWGEDRLQRFNVQEGQEVMVSFDIDAHEYQGRWYNSIRAYDVRLVDPSTIQPVQPVAPAAAPASAPAASAEAPAAAPAQDAVPFPETAEGESADDLPF from the coding sequence ATGGATTTACAAGGAAGAATTATTGCAGCATTGCCTGCAAGGGAAGGTGAGTCTGCGCGCGGACCATGGAAAGCTCAGGATTTTGTGTTGGAGACACATGATGCATATCCGAAGAAGATGGTTTTCTCTGTTTGGGGAGAAGACCGTCTGCAACGATTTAATGTCCAGGAAGGACAAGAAGTGATGGTGTCTTTCGATATTGATGCCCATGAGTATCAGGGACGTTGGTATAACTCGATTCGTGCATACGATGTGCGCTTGGTTGATCCGTCAACAATTCAGCCCGTTCAGCCCGTGGCTCCTGCGGCTGCTCCGGCGAGCGCTCCTGCTGCGTCGGCTGAGGCTCCTGCAGCTGCGCCTGCTCAAGATGCTGTTCCGTTCCCCGAGACGGCAGAGGGTGAGAGTGCTGACGACCTGCCATTCTGA
- the dnaN gene encoding DNA polymerase III subunit beta, with the protein MKFTLSSTALSSRLSTLSRVINSKNSLPILECFLFEVENNQLTITASDSENVMKSILPLDTCDGDGNFCVSNRTILDSVKELPEQPLTFEIDLTNFTIKVVYQNGVYNFTAQKAEEFPRIQPITENATEIVIDSSVLNNNITRTLFATAQDELRPVMNGIYFDLTPDSLAIVASDGHKLVRNKNFSIKNDTPASFNLPKKPAMLLKGVLGKDGGDVTIKFDDKNAEIIYSEGILSCRLLAGRYPNYNSVIPQNNPNKMTIDRRSLIGALRRVLPFASESSQLIRFHVETGKLELSSEDIDFATSAKENLTCEYSGQPMSIGFKGPSLTEILNNLESDEVVVELADPSRAGVIVPVTQPENEDVLMLIMPMLLND; encoded by the coding sequence ATGAAATTTACATTATCAAGTACAGCCCTTAGCAGTCGGCTTTCAACACTCTCAAGAGTTATTAACAGCAAGAACTCCCTCCCCATCCTGGAGTGCTTCTTGTTTGAAGTTGAGAACAACCAGCTTACTATCACTGCATCAGACAGTGAAAACGTGATGAAGTCTATCCTTCCGCTGGACACATGCGACGGTGACGGAAACTTCTGTGTTTCAAACCGCACCATTCTCGATTCAGTAAAGGAGTTGCCGGAACAACCGCTCACATTTGAGATTGACCTGACTAATTTCACGATTAAAGTGGTTTACCAGAACGGTGTGTATAACTTCACAGCGCAGAAGGCTGAGGAGTTCCCGCGTATTCAGCCGATTACGGAGAATGCCACAGAAATCGTTATCGACTCATCTGTCCTGAACAACAATATCACCCGTACTCTTTTCGCTACGGCACAAGATGAGTTGCGCCCTGTCATGAACGGCATCTACTTTGACTTGACGCCGGACAGCCTCGCCATTGTTGCCAGTGACGGTCATAAGCTCGTACGCAACAAGAACTTCAGCATCAAGAACGATACCCCCGCATCATTTAATCTGCCGAAGAAGCCCGCCATGCTTCTAAAAGGCGTGCTGGGCAAGGACGGTGGAGACGTCACCATCAAGTTCGATGACAAAAATGCTGAAATCATTTATTCCGAAGGCATTCTGTCATGCCGCCTGTTGGCAGGACGCTATCCGAACTACAACTCGGTGATTCCTCAGAACAACCCGAACAAAATGACCATCGACCGGCGTTCGCTCATCGGCGCACTTCGCCGTGTCCTCCCGTTCGCCAGCGAGTCGAGCCAACTCATCCGCTTCCATGTGGAGACAGGAAAGCTGGAACTTTCTTCTGAAGACATCGATTTCGCAACAAGCGCAAAAGAGAACCTCACATGCGAGTACAGCGGTCAGCCGATGAGCATCGGCTTCAAGGGCCCGAGCCTGACCGAGATTCTCAACAACCTGGAAAGCGACGAAGTGGTTGTAGAATTGGCAGACCCCAGCCGCGCAGGTGTCATCGTTCCCGTCACACAACCAGAGAACGAGGACGTGCTGATGCTGATCATGCCAATGCTGCTGAACGACTAA
- a CDS encoding 3'-5' exonuclease, with protein MKLKLKKPLIIFDLETTGLDLVRDRIIQISFIKITPDGQETRKNQYVNPGKSIPAEVVALTGISNEQVQKAPTFKQIAAEIAQEFEGCDFAGFNSNHFDIPMLAEEFLRAGIDFNFSDCHLIDVHSIFTRMEPRNLAAAYKFYCGRKMEDDFVAHKADQDTEATYRILQGQLEMYNPERQTEEDRQLPNDMEALAAFSKANNNVDFAGRIVWKEMKDGNGNTVLDENGKPRMQETFAFGKYKGTAVVEALRKDPGYYGWILNSDFTQDTKQVLTRIRLRDMKDKT; from the coding sequence ATGAAGCTGAAATTGAAAAAGCCCCTGATTATCTTTGACTTGGAGACAACAGGACTTGACCTCGTGAGAGATCGCATCATCCAGATTTCATTCATCAAAATAACACCCGACGGACAGGAAACAAGAAAAAACCAATACGTCAACCCAGGCAAAAGCATCCCCGCAGAAGTGGTTGCACTCACTGGAATAAGCAACGAGCAAGTGCAAAAGGCTCCGACATTCAAACAGATTGCCGCAGAGATAGCACAAGAGTTTGAAGGATGCGACTTTGCCGGTTTCAACTCCAATCATTTCGACATCCCCATGCTGGCTGAAGAATTTCTGAGAGCGGGCATCGACTTCAACTTCTCAGACTGCCATCTCATCGATGTACACAGCATCTTTACAAGAATGGAACCACGCAATCTCGCCGCTGCATATAAATTCTATTGCGGAAGAAAGATGGAAGATGATTTCGTTGCACACAAGGCAGACCAAGACACGGAGGCAACCTATCGCATCCTGCAAGGGCAGCTGGAGATGTACAACCCGGAGCGTCAGACAGAGGAAGACCGCCAGCTTCCAAACGACATGGAGGCGCTGGCTGCATTCTCGAAAGCCAACAACAATGTGGACTTTGCCGGGCGCATCGTTTGGAAAGAGATGAAAGACGGCAACGGCAACACCGTCCTTGATGAAAACGGGAAACCACGAATGCAAGAAACCTTCGCTTTCGGCAAATACAAAGGGACAGCTGTCGTCGAAGCACTCCGGAAAGATCCCGGATATTACGGATGGATACTGAACAGCGACTTCACGCAGGACACCAAACAAGTCCTCACACGCATCCGACTAAGGGACATGAAAGACAAAACATAA
- the coaBC gene encoding bifunctional phosphopantothenoylcysteine decarboxylase/phosphopantothenate--cysteine ligase CoaBC — MTLQGKKIVLGITGSIAAYKACLIIRECIKKGAEVQVVITPAGKEFITPITLSALTHKPVISDFFAQRDGTWNSHVDLGLWADAMLIAPCTASTLGKMATGVADNMLITTYLSMKAPVFIAPAMDLDMFAHPSTQANLKTLENYGNHIIQPQSGFLASGLEGKGRMEEPEKIVQALEHFFNKDLTLKGKKILITAGPTYEKIDPVRFIGNYSSGKMGFALAEECHKRGAEVTLIAGPVSLSCSKDIHRIDVESCEEMYHAAVDNYKNADAAILCAAVADFKTAKTEKKKIKRGKDGLTLELLPTQDIAAALGKIKKKKQVLVGFALETNDERDNAMKKLRKKNLDFIVLNSMRNKGTCFQSDDNQISILSEKDIVDYEKKNKNEVARDIIDELEKRI, encoded by the coding sequence ATGACACTACAAGGAAAAAAAATCGTTTTGGGCATCACAGGCTCTATCGCTGCATACAAAGCATGCCTCATCATCCGCGAATGTATAAAGAAAGGAGCTGAGGTGCAGGTGGTCATCACACCGGCAGGAAAAGAGTTCATCACACCAATAACCCTCTCCGCACTCACCCACAAACCTGTCATCAGCGATTTTTTCGCCCAACGCGACGGAACATGGAACTCGCATGTTGACCTCGGACTGTGGGCGGATGCCATGCTCATAGCGCCATGCACGGCAAGCACGCTGGGAAAAATGGCGACGGGCGTTGCCGACAACATGCTCATCACGACCTATCTTTCCATGAAAGCACCGGTATTCATTGCACCGGCAATGGACCTTGACATGTTTGCGCACCCTTCGACACAAGCCAACCTGAAAACATTGGAAAACTACGGCAACCACATCATACAGCCACAAAGCGGATTCCTTGCCAGCGGTCTGGAAGGAAAAGGGCGCATGGAAGAGCCTGAGAAAATCGTGCAGGCATTGGAACATTTCTTCAACAAGGATCTGACACTGAAAGGAAAAAAGATACTTATCACGGCTGGACCCACTTACGAGAAGATTGACCCCGTTCGCTTCATCGGCAACTACTCCAGTGGGAAAATGGGCTTTGCACTTGCAGAAGAGTGCCACAAAAGGGGTGCTGAGGTAACGCTCATTGCCGGACCAGTCTCACTGTCATGCTCCAAAGATATTCACCGCATTGATGTTGAGAGTTGCGAGGAGATGTATCATGCAGCGGTTGACAACTATAAGAACGCCGATGCAGCCATCCTTTGTGCGGCAGTAGCCGACTTCAAGACAGCAAAGACCGAAAAGAAGAAAATCAAACGCGGAAAAGACGGGCTCACGCTGGAACTGCTTCCCACGCAAGACATTGCCGCCGCACTCGGAAAAATCAAAAAGAAAAAACAAGTGCTGGTCGGCTTCGCCCTGGAAACCAACGACGAACGCGACAACGCCATGAAGAAACTGAGGAAAAAGAATCTGGACTTCATCGTCCTCAACAGCATGAGAAATAAAGGCACCTGCTTCCAAAGCGACGACAACCAGATATCTATCCTCTCTGAAAAAGACATTGTCGATTACGAAAAGAAAAACAAAAACGAAGTCGCACGCGACATCATTGACGAACTGGAGAAACGCATATGA
- a CDS encoding DUF4835 family protein produces MKKLLFAVCGLIFCAHLHAQELIAKVNINHSQIQGTDASVFESLQRTLEQFINERQWTNLQFQKNERIACNFNITVTKYEKADDAFTCTALIQANRPVYNSAYTTTLYNNRDADFNFKFAQFDQLEFNEENIDNQLTALIAYYAYLIIGLNLDSFAPMGGEDVLQRCMNLTNNAQNLNFPGWKSFDNDRNRFAIINDYLDGGMQPFRQLQYDYYRKGLDEMANNVERGRTNITTALEEGLKKCHENKPLSMLPQIWTDYKKDELANIYKGKGTQKEKELVYDILFSINASQNNTWEKIKE; encoded by the coding sequence ATGAAAAAACTGCTCTTCGCCGTATGTGGGCTCATCTTCTGTGCCCATCTACATGCACAGGAACTGATTGCGAAAGTCAACATTAACCACAGCCAGATACAGGGCACCGATGCTTCGGTGTTCGAAAGTCTGCAACGGACTTTGGAGCAGTTCATCAACGAACGGCAGTGGACCAATTTGCAATTCCAGAAAAACGAACGCATCGCATGCAATTTCAACATCACCGTCACAAAATACGAAAAGGCGGACGACGCATTTACCTGTACAGCACTGATTCAGGCAAACCGACCGGTTTACAACTCGGCATACACCACCACATTATATAATAATAGGGATGCCGACTTCAATTTCAAATTCGCACAGTTCGACCAACTCGAGTTCAATGAAGAAAACATCGACAACCAACTGACGGCACTCATCGCCTATTATGCCTATCTCATCATCGGACTCAATCTTGACAGTTTTGCACCCATGGGCGGCGAAGATGTGCTCCAACGGTGCATGAACCTTACGAACAACGCGCAGAACCTGAACTTCCCAGGATGGAAATCGTTCGACAACGACCGCAACCGCTTTGCTATCATCAACGACTACCTCGATGGCGGCATGCAACCTTTCCGACAGCTGCAATACGACTACTACCGCAAAGGGCTCGACGAAATGGCAAACAATGTGGAGCGCGGACGCACCAACATCACGACAGCATTGGAAGAGGGATTGAAAAAATGCCACGAGAACAAGCCGCTCAGCATGCTCCCGCAAATATGGACGGACTACAAGAAAGATGAACTTGCCAATATTTATAAAGGAAAAGGCACACAGAAAGAGAAGGAACTTGTCTATGACATTCTTTTCTCCATCAACGCCTCACAAAACAACACGTGGGAGAAAATCAAAGAATAG
- the recN gene encoding DNA repair protein RecN, translated as MLTQLYIRHFTLINELDIRFNRGFSVITGETGAGKSIILGAIGLLLGQRADTKSIKAGEDRCTIEAHFDISRYNLRPFFEENDIDYDENDCILRRELTAAGKSRSFINDIPVQLSLMRELGDKLVDIHSQHQNLLLNKEDFQLSVVDVMAENTQLLVDYQTCFKEYQNAKQHFEQLKEEIEKGRENEELLRFQQQELNNAALIDGEQEELEQTSRMMTHAEEIKKRLFFAEDVLNGERNLINDLKQVSKNLAEIIEPYPEISSAIKRLDSCYIELKDIAEDIADKAESIDFDGERLRLTDDRLSTIYSLQQKYHAASVRELIDIKNSLEEQLNHIDHSDETLREAEQQMLSLHEQCKQKGDALSTSRKKAARKIEEEMGKRLIPLGIPNVRFQITLEEKQLSANGIDKVAFMFSANKNAPLQPVSQVASGGEIARVMLSLKAMISGAVKLPTIIFDEIDTGVSGAIAEKMARIMQEMGMNDRQVISITHLPQIAAMGTTHYKVFKEDTKDETISNMLQLSAEERVSEIAQMLSGSDITQEAINNARSLLKQASSTQ; from the coding sequence ATGCTAACTCAACTATATATCCGACATTTCACGCTCATCAATGAACTTGATATCCGGTTCAACCGCGGATTCTCGGTCATTACAGGAGAGACTGGTGCAGGAAAAAGCATTATTCTCGGAGCTATCGGACTGTTACTCGGACAGCGTGCCGACACGAAAAGCATTAAAGCGGGAGAAGACCGGTGCACGATTGAGGCACATTTTGACATCAGTAGATACAACCTGAGACCTTTCTTCGAAGAGAACGACATCGACTACGACGAGAACGACTGCATCTTGCGGCGCGAACTGACGGCAGCAGGAAAAAGCCGCTCGTTCATCAACGACATCCCTGTACAGCTCTCGCTGATGCGCGAACTGGGCGACAAACTAGTAGATATACACAGCCAGCATCAGAATCTGTTGCTCAACAAGGAGGATTTCCAACTGAGCGTGGTCGATGTGATGGCTGAAAACACACAACTCTTGGTTGACTACCAAACTTGTTTCAAAGAATATCAGAACGCCAAGCAGCACTTTGAACAGCTCAAGGAGGAAATAGAAAAAGGCAGGGAAAACGAGGAGCTGCTTCGCTTCCAGCAACAAGAACTGAACAACGCCGCCCTGATTGACGGCGAACAGGAAGAATTGGAACAGACGAGCAGGATGATGACCCACGCCGAAGAAATCAAAAAAAGACTTTTCTTCGCTGAAGATGTGCTGAACGGAGAGCGCAATCTGATTAACGACCTGAAGCAAGTGTCCAAAAACCTTGCGGAAATCATTGAGCCCTATCCCGAAATTTCTTCTGCCATCAAGCGCCTTGACAGCTGCTATATTGAGCTGAAAGACATTGCTGAGGATATTGCTGACAAGGCAGAGAGCATCGATTTCGATGGAGAACGACTCAGACTGACTGACGACAGACTCAGCACCATATACAGCTTACAGCAGAAATATCATGCCGCCTCCGTCCGAGAACTGATTGATATCAAGAATTCTTTGGAGGAACAGTTGAACCACATAGACCATAGCGACGAAACGTTGCGCGAAGCGGAACAACAGATGCTTTCCTTACATGAGCAATGTAAGCAGAAAGGCGATGCCCTCTCCACCTCACGCAAGAAGGCTGCACGAAAGATTGAGGAAGAGATGGGAAAACGACTCATCCCGCTCGGCATCCCGAACGTACGTTTCCAAATCACGCTCGAGGAAAAGCAACTGAGTGCGAATGGCATTGACAAAGTGGCGTTTATGTTCAGCGCCAACAAGAATGCACCCCTGCAACCAGTCTCACAAGTTGCATCCGGTGGAGAAATTGCCCGCGTCATGCTCTCACTGAAAGCCATGATTAGCGGGGCTGTCAAACTGCCTACGATTATTTTTGACGAGATTGACACTGGTGTGAGCGGTGCCATTGCAGAGAAGATGGCGCGCATTATGCAGGAGATGGGAATGAACGACCGGCAAGTCATCAGCATCACTCACCTGCCACAGATTGCAGCAATGGGCACAACCCACTACAAAGTGTTCAAGGAAGACACGAAAGACGAGACCATCAGCAACATGCTGCAACTCTCAGCAGAAGAGCGCGTCAGCGAAATAGCCCAGATGCTCAGCGGAAGCGACATCACCCAGGAAGCCATCAACAATGCAAGGTCATTGCTCAAACAGGCTTCCTCCACACAATAG